Proteins co-encoded in one Leptospira inadai serovar Lyme str. 10 genomic window:
- a CDS encoding sensor histidine kinase, translated as MHLLVFNAFVLALGIIANLIAIKNGSFRPGFLTVAISAVFSIWFLFHKKYQYALNITLIFSLLGITIGWLFGTRGVNQGFSIPTIIILFLYFSDITKTILVSVYCLGLLLIRSFWLKSQSPLPEASFTDTLFLFLLFTTISIMTVRILHGYVQEKDELIKEIHHRVRNNLQVLSGLADIHRDSSAVASGHQPYLDFQNRIIAISEVHNCLYKTENYREIDFSQIIREISSNLSEKYGKGIVEVVEPQRKIFLPIESAVPCAMIANELISNAIRHGSDRSNNARVSVEIQKEGGLYRLSVVDWGAGMSDDRLWQNPTTTGFTLIQILTKQLKASLKILKDNGTKAILEFS; from the coding sequence TTGCATCTTCTGGTTTTCAACGCCTTCGTGCTCGCGCTAGGAATCATCGCGAATCTTATAGCGATCAAAAACGGATCGTTTCGTCCCGGGTTTCTCACGGTCGCCATTTCCGCGGTTTTTTCGATCTGGTTCCTCTTTCATAAGAAATATCAATATGCATTAAATATAACGTTAATTTTCAGCCTACTCGGAATCACCATCGGTTGGCTTTTCGGGACCAGAGGAGTTAACCAAGGATTCAGTATTCCGACTATCATTATTCTTTTCTTATATTTTTCCGATATAACGAAGACTATTTTGGTCTCCGTTTATTGTCTCGGGTTGCTATTGATTCGTTCGTTTTGGTTGAAATCTCAAAGTCCGCTCCCGGAGGCGAGCTTCACGGATACCTTATTCCTTTTTTTACTTTTTACCACCATTTCAATCATGACTGTTCGGATCTTGCACGGTTACGTGCAGGAAAAGGACGAGTTAATAAAGGAAATACATCATCGGGTGAGAAATAATCTTCAGGTTCTTTCCGGATTAGCGGACATACACCGGGACTCCAGTGCGGTCGCTTCCGGCCATCAACCGTACTTGGATTTTCAGAATCGGATTATTGCGATATCGGAAGTTCATAATTGTCTTTATAAGACCGAAAATTACCGTGAAATCGATTTCTCCCAAATCATCCGGGAAATTTCGTCGAACCTTTCCGAAAAATACGGTAAAGGAATCGTAGAAGTGGTGGAACCGCAAAGAAAAATTTTTTTACCGATCGAAAGTGCGGTTCCCTGCGCTATGATCGCAAACGAACTGATTTCCAATGCGATACGACACGGTTCGGACCGATCCAACAACGCTCGAGTAAGCGTCGAAATTCAAAAGGAAGGGGGGTTGTATCGGTTGAGCGTCGTAGATTGGGGGGCGGGAATGTCCGATGACCGACTATGGCAAAATCCTACTACGACCGGATTTACCTTAA
- a CDS encoding SpoIIE family protein phosphatase encodes MDYRKRLDEIERIEGYFTRAPEGIWSYELEDPVDTRLSVEEQYRIIFETARLTHCNDTLARMYGYRTAEELKGTLLKNIHSFENRFSRIGLLEFIRSGYKIHDAESEEVDPKGLKKFFLNTALGVVEDGKLLRAWGVQKDVTLIRGAELRLKRTLKLESLLSEISRNFLSTDPGNTNQAINFALAQLGKFCNADRAYVFLYTHAGLTISNTHEWCEDGIEPKMHRLQNLSTEEFQKDNPEIIGNRGHMLYNSLDEIPASNESLRRFLSKLSIQAVVVVGLRSQDAEIGFIGFDSGKGGKFWTEEDIYVLKLVSDLIVLAFDRKKKESDLNDFYERMNHDLELARLTQRSLVARDFPSSPFYRFESYFRPFEKVGGDIITYIQHETGVLDILFGDVSGHGISSAMVSGMAVLSFRHHAKTGISPADGIQQFVSDLKPMVVEHHIAAVWARFFPLEKKLVYSYAGHPPILLFRGEEMIELKGMNLPLLIFDSIEYFNESIDLRPGDRIVFYSDGMYEIFNSQGRILDLPGFQAILSEYRNIASLEEYIEQVISDVFEFSEGIFGDDMAMLVLDLKG; translated from the coding sequence TTGGATTACAGGAAACGACTCGATGAAATCGAGCGAATCGAGGGGTATTTTACTCGGGCACCGGAAGGAATTTGGAGCTACGAATTGGAAGATCCGGTGGATACCCGACTCTCGGTCGAAGAGCAATACCGAATCATTTTTGAAACCGCGAGATTAACCCATTGTAATGATACTTTGGCCCGGATGTACGGATATCGTACCGCCGAAGAGCTAAAAGGAACCCTTCTAAAAAATATCCATTCATTTGAAAATCGCTTCAGTCGTATCGGGCTTCTGGAATTTATCCGCTCGGGGTATAAAATCCACGATGCGGAATCCGAAGAAGTAGATCCGAAAGGATTAAAAAAGTTTTTTTTAAATACGGCGCTCGGAGTGGTAGAGGACGGAAAATTACTTCGAGCCTGGGGAGTGCAAAAGGATGTGACCTTAATTCGCGGTGCGGAATTAAGGTTAAAGAGGACTCTTAAATTAGAAAGTTTGTTAAGCGAAATCTCTCGAAACTTTTTAAGCACCGATCCGGGAAATACCAACCAAGCGATCAATTTCGCATTGGCTCAGTTGGGAAAGTTCTGTAATGCGGATCGCGCCTACGTTTTTTTATATACCCACGCGGGTTTGACTATTTCCAACACTCATGAATGGTGCGAAGACGGGATCGAACCTAAGATGCATCGGCTCCAAAATTTATCCACGGAGGAGTTTCAAAAGGACAATCCGGAAATCATCGGTAACCGAGGCCATATGCTTTATAATTCGTTGGATGAAATTCCGGCGTCCAACGAATCTTTGCGAAGATTCTTATCGAAACTTTCCATTCAGGCAGTAGTCGTCGTAGGATTGAGATCCCAGGACGCCGAAATAGGGTTTATCGGTTTTGACTCCGGTAAAGGCGGAAAATTTTGGACGGAGGAGGACATTTACGTTTTAAAACTAGTATCCGATCTGATTGTGCTGGCCTTTGACCGTAAAAAAAAGGAGTCGGATCTAAACGATTTTTACGAAAGAATGAATCACGATCTGGAATTAGCCAGACTAACCCAGCGGTCTTTAGTCGCCCGCGATTTTCCTTCTTCTCCTTTTTACCGATTCGAAAGTTACTTTCGTCCGTTCGAGAAGGTCGGCGGAGATATCATCACGTACATCCAGCATGAAACCGGCGTGTTAGATATTCTTTTCGGCGACGTTTCCGGTCACGGGATATCGTCGGCGATGGTATCGGGAATGGCCGTATTATCTTTTCGTCATCATGCTAAGACCGGAATTTCTCCGGCGGACGGGATTCAACAGTTCGTAAGCGATCTCAAGCCGATGGTCGTAGAGCATCATATTGCCGCCGTATGGGCAAGATTCTTTCCGCTTGAAAAGAAATTAGTTTATTCTTATGCGGGACATCCTCCGATTCTGCTTTTTCGCGGGGAAGAGATGATCGAACTAAAAGGAATGAATCTACCTTTGCTTATCTTCGATTCGATCGAATATTTTAACGAGTCCATCGACTTAAGGCCCGGAGATCGAATCGTGTTCTATTCGGATGGAATGTATGAGATTTTTAACTCGCAGGGCAGGATTCTGGATCTTCCGGGCTTTCAGGCTATTCTTTCGGAATATAGGAATATCGCATCTCTTGAAGAATACATCGAGCAGGTGATTTCGGACGTTTTCGAGTTTTCCGAAGGTATTTTCGGCGACGATATGGCGATGCTGGTTTTGGACCTAAAGGGGTAA
- a CDS encoding LemA family protein, whose translation MLLFIGTYFSFGCGYNTIQVQDEKVTAAWSEVLNQYQRRADLIPNLVNTVKGYAAQEKDVLTEVSRARASVGSIQATPEILNNPDLFAKFNKAQGQMTSALSRLMVVVEKYPDLKSNQNFLELQAQLEGTENRITVARNRYIQSVQEYNVTVRTFPNVITAKMFGYTPKPNFTVENEAEVSKPPQVKF comes from the coding sequence ATGCTTTTATTTATCGGTACGTATTTTTCTTTCGGCTGCGGATACAATACGATTCAAGTGCAGGACGAAAAGGTTACCGCCGCTTGGTCCGAAGTATTGAACCAATACCAAAGAAGAGCGGATTTAATTCCGAACTTAGTCAATACGGTTAAGGGGTATGCCGCTCAAGAAAAAGACGTGCTTACGGAAGTGTCAAGGGCCAGAGCCAGCGTAGGATCCATTCAAGCGACTCCGGAAATTCTGAATAATCCTGATCTATTCGCAAAATTTAATAAAGCGCAGGGCCAAATGACTTCCGCGCTTTCAAGACTGATGGTAGTAGTCGAAAAATATCCCGATTTAAAATCCAATCAGAACTTTCTCGAACTCCAGGCGCAATTGGAAGGAACCGAAAACAGGATTACGGTCGCGCGGAATCGATATATTCAGTCCGTTCAGGAATATAATGTAACTGTTAGAACCTTTCCTAACGTTATTACTGCTAAAATGTTCGGCTATACTCCGAAACCGAATTTTACCGTTGAAAACGAAGCGGAAGTTTCCAAACCTCCTCAAGTGAAGTTTTAA
- a CDS encoding TPM domain-containing protein: MKRFGAFFLLLIISIPIFSEPVSVPSLTRRVTDLTGTLNSEEVSSLENKLEKLEERKGSQIAILILPSTGEETIEQYSIRVADAWKIGRKSIADGIIFVIAKDDRKMRFEVGRGLEGAVPDATCKRIQIEYVRPLFKEGKYFEGIDAGIDKIIGLIDGEPLPEPDTHTSFHGSEIGSSDMTMYYILLGIIALFVGFVFRRLFSPIQAIAATGIAYWVGGAFGISLSALLPILIIFFILLWVLYSAIKSGGGGGGSSWSSWGGGGSSWGSSSDSSSWAGGGGDFGGGGSSSDW; this comes from the coding sequence TTGAAACGATTCGGCGCCTTTTTTCTTTTACTAATTATATCGATTCCGATTTTTTCGGAACCGGTCTCTGTTCCCTCTCTCACTCGTAGAGTTACGGACCTAACGGGAACGTTAAACTCGGAGGAAGTTTCTTCTTTAGAAAATAAATTAGAAAAATTAGAGGAAAGAAAAGGAAGTCAGATCGCTATTCTGATCCTTCCTTCAACCGGAGAAGAGACGATCGAACAATACTCCATTCGTGTCGCGGATGCGTGGAAGATAGGTAGAAAATCCATCGCAGACGGTATCATTTTCGTAATCGCCAAAGACGACCGAAAGATGCGTTTCGAAGTCGGTAGAGGATTGGAAGGGGCCGTTCCAGATGCGACCTGTAAAAGAATTCAAATAGAGTACGTCCGTCCTCTCTTTAAAGAAGGCAAATACTTCGAAGGAATCGATGCGGGAATCGATAAAATAATAGGGCTGATCGACGGAGAACCTCTCCCTGAACCGGATACCCATACTTCGTTTCACGGTTCGGAAATAGGTTCGTCGGATATGACGATGTATTACATCCTTTTAGGAATCATCGCATTGTTCGTCGGTTTTGTCTTTCGGCGACTATTTTCACCGATCCAAGCAATAGCGGCGACAGGTATTGCCTATTGGGTAGGTGGGGCGTTCGGCATTTCCTTATCCGCATTATTACCTATCCTTATAATATTTTTCATTCTACTTTGGGTCTTATACTCGGCGATTAAAAGCGGTGGAGGCGGAGGCGGGTCTTCCTGGAGTTCTTGGGGTGGAGGCGGCTCGTCTTGGGGTTCCTCTTCCGACAGTTCAAGCTGGGCCGGAGGCGGTGGGGATTTCGGTGGAGGAGGATCCTCCTCGGATTGGTGA
- a CDS encoding TPM domain-containing protein: protein MTKNTSRFLSHVRAGILDSFGIGSHDSLRFTLLRKYLSKEDLKELKSMIAASESQHRGELRLAIETKLPLLQVWSGKTAQMRAVEMFSFLRVWDTEENTGILIYLLLAEKKIVLLADRGIYKKIGQENLDSIANEISEGFKESKYKKSLSHGIQKLTEILTKHFPAQGKNPNELPDEPYIV from the coding sequence ATGACTAAAAACACGTCTCGTTTTCTTTCACATGTTCGAGCGGGAATCCTAGATTCCTTCGGGATCGGCTCTCATGATTCATTAAGATTTACTTTATTAAGAAAATATCTTAGTAAAGAGGACCTAAAGGAATTAAAGTCGATGATCGCCGCTTCGGAATCGCAGCACAGAGGGGAATTAAGGCTGGCGATCGAGACTAAACTTCCCTTATTACAAGTTTGGTCGGGAAAAACCGCTCAAATGAGAGCGGTAGAAATGTTTTCTTTCCTACGAGTCTGGGATACCGAAGAAAATACGGGCATTTTAATCTATTTACTTTTGGCCGAGAAAAAGATCGTTTTGTTAGCCGATAGAGGCATCTATAAGAAGATCGGTCAAGAAAATCTGGACTCCATCGCGAATGAAATCAGCGAAGGCTTTAAAGAATCGAAATATAAGAAAAGCCTCTCTCATGGAATTCAAAAACTTACGGAGATCCTAACGAAACATTTCCCGGCCCAAGGGAAAAACCCGAACGAACTTCCCGATGAACCGTATATTGTCTAA
- a CDS encoding alpha/beta hydrolase: protein MKEVPKEFLSNGTICRGTLYLPDIKKPPVIVMGHGIGAERRFRLPDYAKKFCETGFAVFLFDYRNFGESEGLPRNLINPYRHVHDFLEAIRFVKSLQEVDGEKLGIWGTSFGGGHVLVVGAKSSDVKAVVSQVPFVDGISTTNSFPISYQILGLLHGLSDIIKSLFFLSPHTVPIVAHPGTFALMNTEDSYFGYTRLIEKGANWVNEAPARICLLLPTYRPTAYAKKIKAPVLMQIAKGDSLIPYEAAIKTSRKIARCKTTLLDMGHFEPYFGNLFEQTIREQIEFFKETLK, encoded by the coding sequence ATGAAAGAAGTACCTAAAGAATTTTTAAGCAACGGGACGATTTGCCGGGGAACGCTATATCTGCCCGATATTAAGAAACCTCCTGTCATTGTCATGGGTCATGGAATCGGGGCCGAGCGGAGGTTTCGCTTACCCGACTACGCTAAAAAGTTTTGCGAAACAGGGTTTGCCGTTTTTCTATTCGATTATCGAAATTTCGGCGAGAGTGAAGGACTTCCCAGGAATCTTATAAACCCGTATCGACATGTGCACGATTTTTTAGAAGCGATCCGATTTGTAAAATCGTTGCAGGAAGTGGATGGGGAAAAATTGGGGATTTGGGGAACTTCCTTTGGTGGAGGTCACGTGTTAGTGGTCGGGGCAAAGAGTTCGGACGTGAAGGCGGTCGTTTCTCAGGTTCCTTTCGTAGATGGAATCTCAACAACCAACTCTTTTCCGATTTCCTACCAAATATTAGGATTATTGCATGGATTATCCGATATAATTAAGTCTTTATTCTTCCTTTCTCCGCATACGGTTCCTATAGTCGCGCATCCGGGGACATTCGCCTTGATGAATACGGAAGATTCCTATTTTGGCTACACTCGTTTAATAGAGAAGGGCGCAAATTGGGTAAACGAGGCTCCGGCAAGGATCTGTTTACTTTTGCCTACGTATCGCCCGACTGCCTACGCGAAGAAAATCAAGGCTCCCGTTTTGATGCAGATTGCAAAAGGAGATTCATTGATACCCTATGAGGCCGCTATCAAGACGAGCCGCAAAATCGCCCGATGTAAAACGACTCTCTTGGATATGGGCCATTTTGAACCGTATTTCGGGAATTTGTTCGAGCAAACGATCCGCGAACAAATCGAATTCTTTAAAGAAACCCTAAAATAA
- a CDS encoding MmcQ/YjbR family DNA-binding protein: MKSIEQLQEFCKSLKATTVDVKWESNLVFSVFNKMYCMYGLENGTISFKVPPEEWSEYVSTTGIIPAPYLAKSGWVRCNRLDLLKKKDLERSIRTSYRMIVERLPKKIQNQLFT; encoded by the coding sequence ATGAAATCGATCGAGCAATTACAGGAATTTTGTAAAAGCCTCAAGGCTACGACCGTGGATGTAAAGTGGGAATCGAATTTGGTTTTTTCCGTTTTCAATAAAATGTACTGCATGTACGGTCTCGAAAACGGTACGATCTCCTTTAAAGTCCCTCCGGAAGAATGGAGTGAATACGTTTCGACGACCGGCATTATTCCGGCCCCGTATTTAGCGAAAAGCGGATGGGTCCGATGCAATCGTCTTGATTTACTGAAGAAGAAGGATTTGGAAAGATCGATTCGTACTTCTTACCGCATGATCGTCGAGCGTTTGCCTAAAAAAATTCAAAATCAACTTTTTACCTGA
- a CDS encoding SufE family protein → MSNLEETQQEIIKEFSECLDWEERYQLLIEIGDTLAPLPQELHTEDRLVPGCQSRVWIVSQEKGHKLYFSADSDSAITKGMIALLLRVFSGRTREEIRSASLDFLKEIGLDKHLSMSRRNGLYSMVNRIKSL, encoded by the coding sequence ATGTCGAACTTGGAAGAAACCCAGCAAGAAATTATAAAGGAATTTTCCGAATGTTTAGATTGGGAGGAACGGTATCAACTCTTGATCGAAATCGGAGATACGCTTGCGCCTTTACCTCAGGAACTACATACCGAAGATAGATTAGTTCCGGGTTGCCAATCACGGGTTTGGATCGTTTCGCAGGAGAAAGGCCATAAACTCTATTTTTCCGCCGACAGCGATTCGGCCATTACGAAAGGAATGATAGCTCTGTTGTTGCGGGTCTTTTCGGGTAGAACGAGGGAGGAAATTCGATCCGCTTCCCTGGATTTTTTAAAAGAAATAGGTTTGGATAAGCATCTTTCGATGAGTCGTCGAAACGGATTGTATTCGATGGTAAATCGAATCAAGAGTTTATAA
- a CDS encoding zinc-dependent alcohol dehydrogenase family protein produces MKVFEIQNQFGIENLKVSSRPDLQPGFGEVLIKVKACSLNYRDFLMITGKYNPRQKLPLIPLSDGAGEVVEIGAGVTKAKVGDRVCGVFSQGWQAGEPELENLKETLGGPLDGLISEYRVFPETGIIPFPDHLSYAEASTLPCAGLTAYNAVVTFGGLEPGKTVLILGTGGVSLFALQFAKMLGCRVIVTSSSDEKLERAKSLGADEVINYNSKTNWDREVRKKTSMKGADLVIEIGGAGTLPKSINSTRPGGTIALIGVVAGGGEATLSLFPVLMQGIRIQGIIVGSKSDFTRMNQAISFHKSKPIVDKIFPFSEFPKALEYLRDGKHFGKVVIEM; encoded by the coding sequence ATGAAAGTATTCGAAATCCAAAATCAATTCGGTATTGAAAACCTAAAAGTCAGTTCCCGTCCCGACCTCCAACCGGGTTTCGGTGAAGTCCTAATTAAAGTAAAAGCCTGCTCTTTGAATTATAGGGATTTTTTAATGATTACGGGAAAATACAATCCGCGTCAAAAACTTCCTTTGATCCCGTTATCGGATGGAGCCGGAGAAGTTGTGGAAATCGGCGCAGGAGTTACGAAAGCAAAAGTGGGCGATCGGGTCTGTGGAGTATTCTCTCAGGGTTGGCAAGCGGGGGAACCTGAATTGGAAAATCTAAAGGAAACCTTGGGCGGTCCGTTAGATGGATTGATAAGCGAATACAGGGTTTTTCCGGAAACAGGTATCATTCCTTTTCCGGATCATCTGTCCTATGCGGAAGCTTCCACCCTACCCTGCGCAGGTTTAACTGCCTATAATGCGGTGGTAACCTTCGGAGGATTAGAACCGGGAAAGACCGTCCTAATCCTCGGAACCGGAGGCGTCTCTCTATTCGCATTACAATTCGCGAAAATGCTCGGATGTAGAGTAATCGTAACTTCTTCCAGTGACGAAAAGCTGGAACGAGCCAAAAGCCTCGGTGCGGACGAAGTCATTAATTATAATTCCAAAACGAACTGGGATCGGGAAGTCAGAAAAAAAACCTCGATGAAAGGAGCGGATCTAGTTATAGAAATCGGGGGTGCGGGAACTTTACCAAAATCGATCAATTCGACTCGTCCGGGAGGAACGATCGCATTAATCGGCGTAGTCGCCGGCGGAGGAGAAGCAACGTTATCGTTATTTCCGGTTTTAATGCAAGGAATCCGAATCCAAGGAATCATCGTAGGCAGTAAAAGCGATTTTACAAGAATGAATCAAGCGATCTCGTTTCATAAGAGTAAACCGATCGTAGACAAGATCTTTCCTTTTTCGGAATTTCCAAAAGCATTGGAGTATTTGAGAGACGGGAAGCATTTCGGCAAAGTAGTGATAGAAATGTGA
- a CDS encoding aldo/keto reductase, translating to MIPSISLTAGGPALSRLVFGCWRLHSDPQGFGAQRILEKIEFSLELGIHTFDHADIYGEYQNEEHFGKALRLKPGLKDSITIVTKCGIQIPGVKHPNIHLKHYNTSEEHILGSVDSSLAKLGVEKIDLLLIHRPDFLMDADSVASAFFKLRAAGKALHFGVSNFTPSQFQLLQSRLNFPLVTNQVEFHPLHLSPLTDGTFDQAQELRFRPMAWSPTAGGRIFSHKGEREVAVRDALEQLAKDKGVSSDAILYAWFLAHPAGILPIVGTNQTSRLRSAAEAFRIHLTREEWYRIWAASAGH from the coding sequence ATGATTCCATCCATTTCGCTTACTGCGGGAGGTCCTGCCTTATCAAGACTCGTGTTCGGCTGTTGGAGATTGCATTCCGATCCGCAAGGATTTGGAGCGCAGCGAATCTTGGAAAAAATCGAATTTTCCTTGGAGCTAGGCATTCATACGTTCGATCACGCCGACATTTACGGCGAATACCAAAACGAGGAACATTTTGGAAAAGCGCTTCGCTTGAAACCCGGTCTTAAAGATTCGATAACGATCGTGACAAAATGCGGAATCCAGATACCGGGCGTAAAACATCCGAACATTCATTTAAAACATTATAATACTAGCGAGGAGCATATTCTGGGATCGGTCGATTCTTCTTTGGCAAAATTAGGCGTCGAAAAGATCGATCTTTTGTTGATTCACCGTCCCGATTTTTTAATGGACGCGGATTCCGTCGCGTCGGCGTTCTTTAAATTACGCGCTGCGGGAAAGGCGTTGCATTTCGGGGTCTCTAATTTTACTCCTTCGCAATTTCAGCTTCTGCAAAGTCGTTTGAATTTTCCGCTAGTTACGAACCAGGTAGAGTTTCATCCCTTACATCTTTCTCCCTTGACTGATGGGACTTTTGATCAGGCGCAAGAACTGCGGTTTCGGCCGATGGCGTGGTCTCCGACTGCGGGCGGACGTATCTTTTCCCATAAGGGGGAGCGCGAAGTAGCCGTGCGCGACGCTCTGGAGCAATTAGCTAAAGACAAAGGAGTGTCTTCGGATGCGATTCTCTATGCTTGGTTTCTGGCTCATCCGGCCGGTATTTTGCCGATCGTAGGAACGAATCAGACTAGTCGTCTGCGGTCCGCAGCGGAAGCGTTTCGTATCCATTTGACGCGGGAAGAATGGTATCGAATTTGGGCCGCGAGTGCCGGTCATTAG
- the ygiD gene encoding 4,5-DOPA dioxygenase extradiol, which yields MNRIGSDRRGGFSRRAFLAGSFGSFLVALGFGKLFTGKKGDTVVSKTPVFFVGHGSPMNAIGENEFTKGWAASVQNLPQPKAILCVSAHWVTRGTHITAMDSPKTIHDFYGFPQELFDVRYPAPGDPELAKEISTVSKFQPLGLDYEWGLDHGTWSVLRHMYPKAEIPVLQLSIDATKPAGWHYEFAKELAPLRDQDVLIVGSGDLVHNLRLYNWRNENEIPDWSKEANETFKALILERDGKALSQYQNLGTAAQLAVPTPEHYIPMLYSLALASKNEEISFYNDKIQSTVSMTSFRIG from the coding sequence ATGAATCGAATCGGCTCCGATAGAAGGGGTGGGTTTTCCCGCCGCGCGTTTCTTGCCGGGTCTTTCGGCTCTTTCCTAGTTGCACTAGGTTTCGGGAAACTATTCACCGGAAAAAAAGGAGACACTGTAGTGAGTAAAACCCCCGTTTTTTTTGTCGGGCACGGTAGTCCGATGAACGCCATCGGTGAAAACGAATTTACGAAGGGCTGGGCTGCGAGCGTCCAAAATCTTCCGCAACCGAAAGCGATTCTCTGCGTCTCGGCTCATTGGGTTACTCGGGGAACTCATATTACTGCGATGGATTCTCCCAAAACGATCCATGATTTTTACGGATTTCCTCAGGAACTCTTCGACGTCCGGTATCCGGCCCCCGGAGATCCTGAACTGGCAAAGGAAATTTCGACCGTTTCCAAGTTTCAACCGCTAGGTTTAGATTATGAATGGGGACTCGATCATGGCACCTGGAGTGTTCTCCGCCACATGTATCCAAAAGCGGAGATTCCGGTTTTGCAACTAAGTATAGATGCGACGAAGCCGGCCGGTTGGCATTATGAATTTGCCAAAGAGCTTGCACCTTTACGCGACCAAGACGTGCTGATCGTAGGTAGTGGCGATTTGGTTCACAATCTTCGATTGTACAATTGGCGTAACGAGAATGAAATTCCGGACTGGTCCAAGGAAGCGAACGAGACTTTTAAGGCTTTGATACTCGAACGAGACGGCAAGGCACTTTCGCAATACCAAAACTTAGGTACGGCGGCGCAGCTCGCAGTTCCGACGCCGGAACATTACATTCCTATGTTGTATTCGTTGGCGTTGGCCAGCAAGAACGAAGAGATTTCGTTCTATAACGATAAAATCCAAAGTACGGTGTCCATGACAAGCTTTAGGATCGGATGA
- a CDS encoding rhodanese-related sulfurtransferase, whose product MNKKPLHNIYSKDILKQKLESEPFRRKTISFYRYVILSDPSSLRNRLYSDWEEIGVLGRIYLAKEGINAQLSVPEHNFQALRDYLDGMEEFKNVPFKIAVEDDGHSFLKLEIRVRHKIVADGLEDGSFDVTNVGVHLSAEEFNGKLESPDTIVVDVRNHYESEIGHFERAILPQSDTFREELPMIVELLKDQKEKEVLMYCTGGIRCEKASAYLKHHGFRNVYQLHGGIISYASEIKEKGLESKFRGKNFVFDKRLQETIGSEIISECHQCGSSSARHINCANPACHILFIQCEACAEKFDDCCSKECQKIHLLPEEEQRKLRKGKVASNQHFSKSRIRPKVFELYRKQSGLSF is encoded by the coding sequence ATGAATAAAAAGCCTCTGCATAATATTTATAGCAAAGATATACTTAAGCAGAAATTGGAAAGCGAACCGTTTCGAAGAAAGACGATCTCGTTTTATCGATATGTGATTCTATCCGATCCCTCTTCTTTACGCAATCGTTTATACTCGGATTGGGAAGAGATCGGCGTGCTGGGGCGAATCTATCTGGCTAAAGAAGGTATCAATGCGCAGCTTTCCGTTCCTGAGCATAATTTTCAGGCCCTTCGGGACTATTTGGACGGGATGGAGGAATTTAAGAATGTACCGTTCAAGATTGCGGTCGAGGATGACGGACATTCTTTTCTAAAATTGGAAATCAGGGTCAGGCATAAGATAGTCGCCGACGGGTTGGAAGACGGAAGTTTCGACGTCACAAACGTAGGAGTTCATTTATCGGCGGAAGAATTCAATGGAAAACTCGAATCTCCGGACACGATCGTGGTCGACGTTAGAAATCATTACGAATCGGAGATCGGTCATTTCGAGCGAGCCATACTTCCCCAGTCCGACACTTTCCGTGAAGAACTTCCGATGATCGTCGAATTGTTAAAAGACCAAAAGGAAAAAGAGGTTTTAATGTATTGTACCGGAGGAATCCGGTGCGAGAAGGCTTCGGCATATTTGAAACACCACGGGTTTAGAAACGTGTATCAACTGCACGGAGGAATCATATCTTACGCTTCGGAAATAAAGGAAAAGGGCCTAGAATCGAAATTTAGGGGTAAGAATTTCGTTTTTGATAAACGACTACAGGAAACGATCGGTAGCGAAATCATCAGCGAGTGTCATCAATGCGGCTCAAGCTCCGCGCGTCATATAAACTGCGCCAATCCCGCCTGCCATATTTTGTTTATCCAGTGCGAAGCCTGTGCAGAAAAATTCGATGATTGTTGTTCGAAGGAATGCCAAAAAATTCATTTACTACCGGAGGAAGAGCAGCGTAAATTAAGAAAAGGTAAAGTAGCTTCCAACCAACATTTTTCAAAATCCAGGATTCGACCGAAAGTTTTCGAATTGTATCGGAAACAATCGGGATTATCTTTTTAG